In Formosa haliotis, the sequence CCATAACCGTTCGCCAAGGCGACGTAGCGGGTGCCTGTATATAGCCTTTATCTCCGTTTGAATCTGGTGTTAACCAAGACTCAAAAATCATATTTTTATCATCTAAATTAAGATGCATACAAGCGTAATTGATTAAAGCTGCTTCATGCAAATTAATATATAAGTCATCGTCGGTTTTCATGATTAAAGACGTTTGCACTCCTGTTGGAGAAAACGATGTTTGCGATAAATTTTCGGTAACGGCGCCTTCAGAATAACTTCTTATTTCAGACAATTTCGATTCAGTATAATCGTATTCCTGCGTGTCGTAATCGCCAGGAATCCAAAACGCTGTATGATCGCCTGCCATTGCGAATTGTGTTTTTTCTTCTTTAATTACGAAATACACAAGATTTTTTTGAGTTGGAAATTCATAACGAAACCCTAAACCTTCATCAAATAAACGAAACCGAAGAATCATAATTCTATTGGTCTTTTTCTGTGTTAAAGTAATGGCCAATTCGTTATAATGATTGTTTATCGTTTTTGTTTCACCCCAAACTGGTGTCCAATTTTCATTAAACATTGTGCGTTGCGAATTCGAAATTTCAAACCCGTTTAACAAGGAGGTCTCATCATCTTTTAATTCCAACCCTAAATTACTTGTTTTAATAACAGCCTTGTGTTTGTACGTTAGCGCATAGGTTGGCGTGCCATCTGGTTTAAGGGCAAACGACAAGGTTAAATCTTTATTAGGTGATTGTAATTCTTGCGCGTTAACCAAATGAAATGATGTTAACAACACCACTATATTTAGCATGAATACTTTCATGTTTCTTAAGTTTAAATTATTAATTCACAATCTAAATGAGAGCCTGAAACAAGTTTCCACTTCTCTCTAGGCTCCATTTTGAATACGATTGTGTGAAGTCCTGAAACAGATTCAGGATAACCTTACAAATTGTCTTTCTGTCTATTAAAATCTCGTTTCTAGATTCTATTTAAAGGAGATTCTTTATTATCTTCCAATTAATCTATTTCCAAATCCACATATCAATCTTCTAACCTCAACATCAAGGTTTCACCAAACGATAAGATTTCTAATTCGTTTCCTTTTTCGAGTTTAAATTCAGCTCCTTTTTGAGTGACATGAACTTTTACAATCTGATTTCTAAAGTTGACTTTAAACGAATAAGCGTCCCACTGTTCTGGAATTTTAGGTTCGAAAGACAGGGTATTATTTTTAATACGCATACCTCCAAAACCTTCAACAATACTCATCCAAGTTCCTGCCATAGAGGTAATATGAAGGCCTTCTTCGACTTCTTTATTATAATCGTCTAAATCTAAACGCGAGGTTCTTAAATAAAATTGGTACGCCTGGTCCATACGGTCTAATTTCGCGGCTTGAATACTGTGCACGCAAGGCGATAAAGAACTTTCGTGAACAGTAAACGGTTCGTAGAAATCGAAATGACGCTCAAGTTCTTCGGTTGTAAAATGATCTTCAAAAAAGTAAAATCCCTGTAAGGTATCTGCTTGCTTAATATATGGCGAACGCAAAATGCGATCCCAAGACCATTTCTGATTAATTGGGCGAGACGCTTTATCTAAGTCGGCTACAGTAATAAGTTCTTTATCTAAGAAGCCATCTTGTTGTAAATATACATTATGCTCTTCCGAGAATGGTAAATACATGTCGCTCGTTACCGCTTTCCATTGTCTTAATTCAGCTTCAGTAAGGTTTACTTTGTCTTGAATTCTATCGAAATCTGCTTCATACTCCGCAGCTACTTTTTTAATGTTTTCGATGGCATAATCTATACACCACTTGGCTATATAATTGGTGTAAAAATTATTATTCACGTTATTTTCGTACTCATTTGGTCCTGTAACTCCAAGAATAACATACTTATTATGCACTTTAGATAAAGTAGCACGTTGTTGCCAAAAACGAGCAATTCCGATTAACACTTCTAATCCTTTTTCTGGAATATAGCTGTAGTCGTTTGTATAGCGGTGATAGTTAAATATAGCAAATGCTATGGCACCATTTCTATGAATTTCCTCGAAGGTAATTTCCCATTCGTTATGGCATTCTTCACCATTCATAGTCACCATAGGATACAATGCTGCGCCGTTAGTAAATCCTAATTTTTCTGCATTTTCAATGGCACGATCTAAATGATTATAACGGTATTCTAGCAAATTACGGGCAACTTTCTGGTCTTTAGTAGCCATGTAAAACGGAATACAATACGCTTCGGTATCCCAATAGGTACTTCCTCCATATTTTTCGCCAGTAAATCCTTTAGGACCAATATTTAATCGTGCATCTTTACCTAAATAGGTATGATTTAATTGCATGATATTAAATCGGATACCTTGCTGCGCTTTTACATCGCCTTCGATAGTAATATCGGCCATGTCCCAAATTTTAGCCCAGGCCAGTTCTTGCTGAGTTAACAAATGCTGAAACCCTAAAGCCATTGCTTTTTTAATTACATCTTTTGCTGCTGCTATTAAAAAATTCGCTTCATGATTACGATCTACAGTATATCCTCCATATTTATGAATAGAAAATGTTTGATTTTGTTTTACTGCTGAAGTATATTTAAAGGTGATTGATCTATCGGTATGAGACACCTCTTCTTTAGCTTCCAATTTCTTTTCGTCCAGGAAATATTCTGAAGCCATAAACGTACAGGTTTTAAATTCTGTTTTCATGGTGTAGGCTTCAATAAAGCCCATATTCCCGTCTTGAGACACCGCTGTAGTTTCCCAAAATTTATCATCCCAGTTACTATCTTCGTTAGTTATACCCGAATCTAAATAGGGTTCGAAGGTAATTTCGGCATCACCATTTAAAGGCGTTACACTATAAGAAATGGCTCCTAACTCATCATAATCTAAACTTAAAAAGCGCTTAGCTTCTACCTGAATTTCTGTCCCGTTTGCAAGCACTGCTTTAAACGTACGCGACAAAAATCCTGCTTTCATGTTTAACTCACGTTTAAAATCTGAAACAGATGTACAGGTAAATAAATCTAAAGGCATGCCGTTAACAAAGACATTAATTCCAATCCAACTTGGCGCATTAAGTACTTTAGCAAAATATTCTGGGTAACCGTTTTTCCACCAACCTACTCGGGTTTTATCAGGGTAATACACTCCGGCAATATAACTCCCCTGAAATGTTGGCCCCGAATAGTACTCTTCAAAATTTGCACGTTGCCCCATAGCACCGTTTCCAATACTAAATAAACTCTCTGACGATTTAACGCGTTCTACATCAAATCCTTCTTCTATAATCGACCAATTGTCTGGTTTAATATAATCTTGATTCATTTTATTTAAGATAATAGCATATTACGATAGGTTTCCTGAACTGGAAAAAAATCAGAAAACGACATGACTTCGCATGCGCTAGTTATTAATTATTTTATTTAAAAATTCTGTTGAAATCTCCGTGAAGTCTTTAAAAACATAATCGGCTTCATATAACACATCTTGACTTCCTATACCTATTGAAATCATGTTGGCAGTATTTGCTGCTTGTACACCCGCAACAGAATCCTCGAAAACCACACAGTCTTCTGGCTTTATGTTTAATGCCGTAGCGGCATTTAAAAATACTTCGGGATCTGGTTTGGCTTTGCTAACATCGTTACCATCTACAATAGACTGGAATTTTGGTAATAAATGTACTTTTTCTAAAATTCTTCTTGCGTTTTTACTTGCCGACCCCAGGGCGATGCCTTGGTTCTCATCAATTAAATAATCTAACACTTTAGGTACATCGGGTAAAATTTCGCTCTCATCCATATTATCAATAAACTCTAAATACTCTGTATTTTTTAAGGTCATTAACTCTTGAAATTTAGCATCGGAAACCGTTTTATTTCCCCAAGCTAATATTTTTTTTAGCGATTCTACACGGCTTACACCTTTAAGCTGTTCGTTTTGGGTTTCGGTAAAATCGAAATCTAAACTGTTAGCTAGGTTTTTCCAAGCCAGGAAGTGATATTTAGCGGTATCAACAATAACACCGTCTAGATCAAAAATAAATCCTTTTGTTTTCATTAGTTTTCTTTTTCTGGTTGATATGAAATAGCATTTTTATCGGTAATTAATATATTACAAAGTCCTGCAACTATTAGACTAAAA encodes:
- the pgmB gene encoding beta-phosphoglucomutase; amino-acid sequence: MKTKGFIFDLDGVIVDTAKYHFLAWKNLANSLDFDFTETQNEQLKGVSRVESLKKILAWGNKTVSDAKFQELMTLKNTEYLEFIDNMDESEILPDVPKVLDYLIDENQGIALGSASKNARRILEKVHLLPKFQSIVDGNDVSKAKPDPEVFLNAATALNIKPEDCVVFEDSVAGVQAANTANMISIGIGSQDVLYEADYVFKDFTEISTEFLNKIINN
- a CDS encoding glycoside hydrolase family 65 protein codes for the protein MNQDYIKPDNWSIIEEGFDVERVKSSESLFSIGNGAMGQRANFEEYYSGPTFQGSYIAGVYYPDKTRVGWWKNGYPEYFAKVLNAPSWIGINVFVNGMPLDLFTCTSVSDFKRELNMKAGFLSRTFKAVLANGTEIQVEAKRFLSLDYDELGAISYSVTPLNGDAEITFEPYLDSGITNEDSNWDDKFWETTAVSQDGNMGFIEAYTMKTEFKTCTFMASEYFLDEKKLEAKEEVSHTDRSITFKYTSAVKQNQTFSIHKYGGYTVDRNHEANFLIAAAKDVIKKAMALGFQHLLTQQELAWAKIWDMADITIEGDVKAQQGIRFNIMQLNHTYLGKDARLNIGPKGFTGEKYGGSTYWDTEAYCIPFYMATKDQKVARNLLEYRYNHLDRAIENAEKLGFTNGAALYPMVTMNGEECHNEWEITFEEIHRNGAIAFAIFNYHRYTNDYSYIPEKGLEVLIGIARFWQQRATLSKVHNKYVILGVTGPNEYENNVNNNFYTNYIAKWCIDYAIENIKKVAAEYEADFDRIQDKVNLTEAELRQWKAVTSDMYLPFSEEHNVYLQQDGFLDKELITVADLDKASRPINQKWSWDRILRSPYIKQADTLQGFYFFEDHFTTEELERHFDFYEPFTVHESSLSPCVHSIQAAKLDRMDQAYQFYLRTSRLDLDDYNKEVEEGLHITSMAGTWMSIVEGFGGMRIKNNTLSFEPKIPEQWDAYSFKVNFRNQIVKVHVTQKGAEFKLEKGNELEILSFGETLMLRLED